The sequence CCTGCTGCGTCTCTATTAAAACAATATCAAAGAGGAAAGAAGatgtagagagagagaactaGGGTTTCCAGACCATGAGTCTCCATCTTTGCGACAACGTTGTTCCTTTGGATCTGCAGATCAAGATTCTTAGCCTCCTGCCTTCAAAATCCCTAGCTAGGTTTATGACCGTATCTAAATCATGGCAAGAAATCATCAGCAGCAAGAGTTTCATCAGATCGCGATCCTTGACTCATCCTTTGCGTTTCCTCCTCGCTTTATACGATACAGATTACGAAACTGATCACATAAGTTacagcttcttctcttcttcgtcgtcatcatcatcgATACCAACCACTTTTCTATCCAAAGTAACTTTGCCTCTCCATAAAACCTATTACCCTACTTATTACGTTAATGGTTTGCTGAACATAGGAGAGATCATATGTAACCCTTGCACCGGAAAGACCGTATATTTACCAGAGAATATTGTCTGCGGAAGAACAGGCACAGCCGAGCGCTTTTTCGGATATGATCCTGTCAATAACCAGTACAAAGTATTGTGTCTCACCCCGTATACTGAAGGAGACACAAAAACGAATTACGTTCAGGTATTCACATTGGGAGCTAAGCCTAAAACATGGAGATTTATCGATTGTGACATTCCTCACATAACTTGGTCTGACGGTCTGTGCATTGATGGGTCTTTGTACTACATTGCCAGCCTGGACAAAGGAATGTGTCTGATGAGATTCGATTTGAACTCTGAGAAGTTTGATATCTTTGCTAGATTATCTAAGAAAATGGATACTTTGTTTTTTCTTGACGAAGGTTCAAAAACTTTGATAAATTACCATGGCAAAGTAGCCATGGCCATTCGACCTTCTTACTCAGCGCCTTCGGTTGATTTGTTCGTTTTCCAAGCAGGAAAACAGGATTACAAAGCGAAGTCTTTTGATAATATTCCCCAGCTTCATTTACCTATAAAAGGTGTTATTAATCATATGGGTGACATTGTTTTTGCACCTCTCCATTCCAGAATTGAGGTTAATGTTATCCACCACGATCTCAAGGGAGCTAGTTTTGAGAAGATGAAGTTTGATGTTGACGCAAAGAGTGGATTGGAATTTAGGTCAAATTATTTCATGGGTTACGTAGAGAGTCTTATGCTGCTGTAATTAAGTTAGAGAGAGTTGTTATTATTTCCTTCGTTTGCTATCGGATGTTGCCATTACAGTTCATGTCTCTTGTCTAAACATGTTATTCTCTTTTGTATGCATACAAATctttcctatatatatattcagttaaACTCGATATGTTGTTGCTTATAACTTTTGCCTTGCACAATGCAGAAGAGAGTAAAAAGCATGGTCTCCCATGGCTTGTCCAGGCCACTAAAGCATATTTCGACATCACATTATTACAATAAGTTCGTTGAAGACTGagcatgtttaaaaaaaaaaaagactgagCATGTTTGGAGACTTGTgaacatatatacaaaataaaaaaccttGATTAAAAGCGAAACAGAAACTTtactaaatttataatattaataataaaaaaccttaAA is a genomic window of Brassica napus cultivar Da-Ae chromosome A2, Da-Ae, whole genome shotgun sequence containing:
- the LOC106408077 gene encoding putative F-box protein At5g15660; its protein translation is MSLHLCDNVVPLDLQIKILSLLPSKSLARFMTVSKSWQEIISSKSFIRSRSLTHPLRFLLALYDTDYETDHISYSFFSSSSSSSSIPTTFLSKVTLPLHKTYYPTYYVNGLLNIGEIICNPCTGKTVYLPENIVCGRTGTAERFFGYDPVNNQYKVLCLTPYTEGDTKTNYVQVFTLGAKPKTWRFIDCDIPHITWSDGLCIDGSLYYIASLDKGMCLMRFDLNSEKFDIFARLSKKMDTLFFLDEGSKTLINYHGKVAMAIRPSYSAPSVDLFVFQAGKQDYKAKSFDNIPQLHLPIKGVINHMGDIVFAPLHSRIEVNVIHHDLKGASFEKMKFDVDAKSGLEFRSNYFMGYVESLMLL